The following proteins are co-located in the Chloroflexia bacterium SDU3-3 genome:
- a CDS encoding HlyD family efflux transporter periplasmic adaptor subunit: MKRMLTAGAGLTLAAVILSGCGSAPSAGAARTDATAAASAVAQAATPTPLATAAPTAAAVELSDNTVSAIGEIKAEQTADLSFTVNGTVQRVLVEEGDVVTATQELAQLDMRRFTQSLNSAQASLASAEAAQAALTEAPDKSRVAQAKAQVRQAQITLEQTKNAQAQNTTAVNSQLTAAQTSLESTRNQLSAAKTQAEQSLTQATNGLTQAQTSYATAKKNWDYVQETGNDPTNPTTVNSSGKKVDNKLKDTQRQAYYDAFVKAEAALSSAQSQVQVAQVAYDNARQAEVTGVKQAEEQLTQVQTTVNKQNLPTGVDSVALAQAQVDAAVAGLAQLNPNPTKSQKAQTAASVAQAQAALESAQIDFDSATLRAPFDGVVSAVNIDPGDSSSAGGQAAVTVVDVSKLHVDVNISDVDIAKVKKDQSVKVVVEGAEKDEYTGKVTYIAPTATVSGNVRTYVVRVALDSIDGLRPGMRARTIISVK; the protein is encoded by the coding sequence ATGAAACGAATGCTTACCGCAGGCGCGGGGCTGACCCTGGCCGCGGTCATCCTCTCTGGCTGCGGCTCCGCCCCCAGCGCGGGCGCGGCCCGCACCGATGCCACCGCCGCCGCCTCGGCGGTGGCCCAGGCCGCCACGCCCACCCCGCTGGCCACCGCCGCCCCCACCGCAGCGGCGGTCGAGCTGTCCGATAACACGGTCTCGGCCATCGGCGAGATCAAGGCCGAGCAGACCGCCGACCTGTCCTTCACCGTCAACGGCACGGTGCAGCGCGTGCTGGTGGAGGAGGGCGATGTGGTGACGGCCACCCAGGAGCTGGCCCAGCTCGATATGCGCCGCTTCACCCAGTCGCTGAACTCGGCCCAGGCCAGCCTGGCCAGCGCCGAGGCCGCCCAGGCCGCGCTCACCGAGGCCCCCGATAAGAGCCGCGTGGCCCAGGCCAAGGCCCAGGTGCGCCAGGCCCAGATCACCCTGGAGCAGACCAAAAATGCCCAGGCCCAGAACACCACGGCGGTGAACTCGCAGCTGACTGCGGCCCAGACCAGCCTAGAGTCGACCCGCAACCAGCTCTCGGCGGCCAAGACCCAGGCCGAGCAGTCGCTGACCCAGGCCACCAACGGCCTCACCCAGGCGCAGACCAGCTACGCCACGGCCAAGAAGAACTGGGACTATGTGCAGGAGACCGGCAACGACCCGACGAACCCGACCACGGTGAACTCCAGCGGCAAGAAGGTTGATAACAAGCTGAAGGACACCCAGCGCCAGGCCTACTACGACGCGTTTGTGAAGGCCGAGGCCGCGCTCAGCAGCGCTCAGTCGCAGGTGCAGGTGGCCCAGGTGGCCTACGACAACGCCCGCCAGGCCGAGGTCACGGGCGTGAAGCAGGCTGAGGAGCAGCTGACCCAGGTGCAGACCACGGTGAACAAGCAGAATCTGCCCACCGGCGTGGACTCGGTGGCGCTGGCCCAGGCCCAGGTGGATGCCGCCGTGGCTGGCCTCGCCCAGCTGAACCCCAACCCCACCAAGTCGCAGAAGGCCCAGACCGCCGCGTCGGTGGCCCAGGCCCAGGCCGCCCTGGAGTCGGCCCAGATCGACTTCGACTCGGCCACGCTGCGCGCGCCGTTTGACGGCGTGGTCTCGGCGGTCAACATCGACCCCGGCGACTCCAGCAGCGCCGGTGGCCAAGCCGCTGTCACTGTGGTGGATGTGAGCAAGCTGCACGTGGATGTGAACATCAGCGATGTCGATATCGCCAAGGTCAAGAAGGATCAGTCGGTGAAGGTGGTGGTCGAGGGCGCCGAGAAGGATGAGTACACCGGCAAGGTGACCTATATCGCGCCCACGGCCACGGTCAGCGGCAACGTGCGCACCTACGTGGTGCGTGTGGCCCTCGATAGCATCGATGGCCTGCGCCCCGGCATGCGCGCCCGCACCATCATCTCGGTGAAGTAG
- a CDS encoding efflux RND transporter permease subunit, which translates to MSTPRSGDTLHGMAISDTAIRQPVFISMMMLLAVVVGLLSYSALPVNYFPEISVPVVAVVVSYSGAGPESVAEQVTDPIEQSVNTISGVKKITSTSSEGTSQVLIQFEDSVDTDRALEDVREKVNGVLPSLSDDVGTPTYFKFDPNSLPVLQLAVAGDGTMTPLELRNLIDDTFVPALQRVSGVGSVDVSGGAERQINVQLDLDRLQAYALTPAQVSAAISDANTNQGLGSIDSDGKSYNLRVPTNLQTAEDIAAVPISGTSYAVGDVATVTDATKEATSYARLDGKDAVTLSIVKQTNTNTVSVAEGSLKVLEQLFTQYPQLSHVITSDQSEQVNESVSSSIEEIILSVLAAFLVVLLFFRDLRNTIVTMAGLPIILIFTFTGLRLFGITINVISLLALSLSVGLVIDDAIVVRENIFRYLERGYSPAQAASRATAEVSLSVLAMTLTIIAVFLPVAMVSGITGMIFKSFGLTVAIAMAISLVEAFTFAPMLSAHLFKDRHQPPPAEEAAEAPQEHSAIDEHEEMGALSRWYERILHWGLVHRFAVVGIAVAFLVFSIFVAAGMTLNFLPSQASDTISVAYTMEPGTALEETDKLARQGEQIIMGTADVTAVQSQVNADSGSFTVRVKDEHATDAVREQLRQSLAFLPDLTLGAQSYEGGGGTGVTSRNIQIQVRSSADLESLAPIAAQIEEVVKQVPGTADVGSSFTNGQPEIQFDVDKTRVRDLGINTASIASTVRALINGNTATSLRQNGDDISVVVQLPKDQRASLDSIRDISIPAASGSVPLETVATVRYANSPTSISRSALQNQITIGANVAEGGVATKVQQDIQAAIAKVQIPSNVTVTYGGDQEDLAEGFSGLFIAMGLAVLFVYMVLASQFGSFSQPLIIMLAMPFSFLGAFIGLRLFGQPLDITGMIGLIMLLGLVTKNSILLVDFTNHLRQSGYAKHEAIARAGAVRLRPILMTSLAIVAGALPTALGIHFFSGGSGSEFRRGLAVVLIGGMVTSTLLTLLVVPIAYSLLDSIQVRMGRLFSRRARAAAAAPQAAD; encoded by the coding sequence ATGAGCACCCCACGCAGCGGCGATACCCTGCATGGGATGGCGATTTCTGATACCGCGATCCGCCAGCCGGTTTTCATCTCGATGATGATGCTGCTGGCGGTGGTGGTGGGCCTGCTGTCCTACAGCGCCCTGCCGGTCAACTACTTCCCCGAGATCTCGGTGCCGGTGGTGGCGGTGGTGGTGAGCTACTCGGGCGCAGGCCCCGAGAGCGTGGCCGAGCAGGTCACCGACCCAATCGAGCAGTCGGTGAACACGATCAGCGGTGTCAAGAAGATCACATCCACATCCAGCGAAGGCACGTCGCAGGTCCTCATCCAGTTCGAGGACTCTGTCGACACCGACCGAGCGCTAGAAGATGTGCGTGAGAAGGTCAATGGCGTCCTTCCCAGCCTTTCCGACGATGTCGGAACCCCGACCTATTTCAAATTCGACCCGAACTCGCTGCCGGTGCTGCAGCTGGCCGTGGCCGGCGACGGTACGATGACCCCGCTGGAGCTGCGCAACCTGATCGACGACACCTTCGTGCCGGCGCTTCAGCGCGTGTCGGGCGTCGGCTCGGTGGATGTGAGCGGCGGCGCAGAGCGGCAGATCAACGTCCAGCTAGACCTGGATCGGCTGCAGGCCTACGCGCTGACGCCCGCCCAGGTGAGCGCCGCAATCAGCGACGCCAACACCAACCAGGGCCTGGGCAGCATCGACTCCGACGGCAAGAGCTACAACCTACGCGTGCCCACCAACCTGCAGACCGCCGAGGACATCGCGGCGGTGCCGATCAGCGGCACCTCGTACGCGGTGGGCGATGTGGCCACGGTGACGGATGCCACCAAAGAGGCCACCAGCTACGCGCGGCTCGACGGCAAGGATGCGGTCACGCTCAGCATCGTGAAGCAGACCAACACCAACACGGTGTCGGTGGCCGAAGGCTCGCTGAAGGTGCTTGAGCAGCTGTTCACCCAGTACCCCCAGCTCAGCCACGTGATCACCAGCGACCAGTCCGAGCAGGTGAACGAGTCGGTCTCGTCATCGATTGAGGAGATCATCCTCTCGGTGCTGGCGGCCTTCCTGGTGGTGCTGCTGTTCTTCCGCGATCTGCGCAACACCATCGTGACCATGGCCGGCCTGCCGATCATCCTGATCTTCACCTTCACCGGCCTGCGCCTGTTCGGCATCACCATCAACGTGATCTCGCTGCTGGCGCTGTCGCTCTCGGTCGGTCTGGTGATCGACGACGCGATCGTGGTGCGTGAAAATATCTTCCGCTACCTTGAGCGCGGCTACTCGCCCGCCCAGGCCGCCAGCCGCGCCACCGCCGAGGTTTCGCTCTCGGTGCTGGCCATGACGCTGACGATCATCGCGGTGTTCCTGCCGGTGGCCATGGTCAGCGGCATCACGGGTATGATCTTCAAGTCGTTCGGCCTCACGGTGGCAATCGCCATGGCCATCTCGCTGGTCGAGGCGTTTACCTTCGCGCCGATGCTCTCGGCCCACCTGTTCAAGGACAGGCACCAGCCCCCGCCCGCCGAGGAGGCCGCCGAGGCTCCGCAGGAGCACAGCGCCATCGACGAGCACGAGGAGATGGGCGCGCTCTCGCGCTGGTACGAGCGTATCCTGCACTGGGGCCTGGTGCACCGCTTCGCCGTGGTGGGCATCGCCGTGGCCTTCCTGGTGTTCAGCATTTTTGTGGCCGCTGGCATGACGCTGAACTTCCTGCCCTCGCAGGCTAGCGACACCATCTCGGTGGCCTACACCATGGAACCCGGCACCGCCCTTGAGGAGACCGACAAGCTGGCCCGCCAGGGCGAGCAGATCATCATGGGCACCGCCGACGTGACCGCCGTGCAGAGCCAGGTGAACGCCGACTCGGGCTCGTTCACGGTGCGCGTGAAGGATGAGCACGCCACCGACGCTGTGCGCGAGCAGCTGCGCCAGAGCCTGGCCTTCCTGCCCGATCTGACCCTGGGCGCGCAGAGCTACGAGGGCGGCGGCGGCACCGGCGTCACATCTCGCAACATCCAGATCCAGGTGCGCAGCAGCGCCGATCTGGAGTCCCTGGCTCCGATCGCGGCCCAGATCGAAGAGGTCGTCAAGCAGGTGCCCGGCACCGCCGACGTCGGCTCGTCGTTCACCAACGGCCAGCCCGAGATCCAGTTCGATGTGGACAAGACCCGCGTGCGTGACCTGGGCATCAACACGGCCAGCATCGCATCCACGGTGCGCGCCCTGATCAACGGCAACACGGCCACCTCGCTGCGCCAGAATGGCGACGATATCTCGGTGGTGGTGCAGCTGCCCAAGGATCAGCGCGCCAGCCTCGACTCCATCCGCGACATCAGCATCCCCGCTGCCAGCGGGTCGGTGCCGCTGGAGACGGTGGCCACGGTGCGCTACGCCAACAGCCCGACCAGCATTAGCCGCTCGGCGCTGCAGAACCAGATCACCATCGGCGCGAACGTGGCCGAGGGCGGCGTGGCCACCAAGGTCCAGCAGGACATCCAGGCGGCGATCGCCAAGGTGCAGATACCCTCGAACGTCACCGTGACCTACGGCGGCGACCAGGAGGACCTGGCCGAGGGCTTCAGCGGCCTGTTTATCGCCATGGGCCTGGCCGTGCTGTTCGTCTACATGGTGCTGGCCTCGCAGTTCGGCTCGTTCTCGCAGCCGCTGATCATCATGCTCGCCATGCCGTTCAGCTTCCTGGGTGCGTTCATCGGCCTGCGCCTGTTCGGCCAGCCGCTCGACATCACCGGCATGATCGGCCTGATCATGCTTTTGGGCCTGGTGACGAAGAACTCCATCCTGCTGGTGGACTTCACCAACCACCTGCGCCAGAGCGGCTACGCCAAGCACGAGGCGATCGCCCGCGCTGGTGCGGTCCGGCTCCGCCCCATCCTGATGACCTCGCTGGCCATCGTGGCGGGCGCGCTGCCCACCGCGCTGGGCATCCACTTCTTCAGCGGCGGCTCCGGCTCGGAGTTCCGGCGCGGCCTGGCGGTGGTGCTGATCGGCGGTATGGTCACCTCTACGCTGCTGACGCTGCTGGTGGTGCCGATCGCCTACAGCCTGCTCGACTCCATCCAGGTGCGCATGGGTCGGCTGTTTAGCCGCCGCGCGCGCGCCGCAGCGGCAGCGCCGCAGGCCGCCGACTAG
- a CDS encoding flippase-like domain-containing protein produces the protein MPTRLSHPRRCRSCCLRPTWWRWASCWRICSPWAGGRGGAGLYNLKRKPMQQPEPQAARPTLRKQLTVIARVVVSLALVGVLIWRIDFAKMAEFWQRADRALLLAALLLQLGGVAISAWKWWQLIRIQDPTLPYRWSLRTYFLGSFASNFLPTMVGGDAVRVLSLTQRTKRPGPAIASVLVERVSGFVVLTVIGWVGLLSSWALFDPAPELRLSALLALAVATSGIAAAISSPWTLGWLEKLPIPDVLRWRSRLGSFSRSLREAAADTRTLLVLLGISVLYQCSWVMVNILVCSALGLPIPWLVVGMIVPLSDIFGLVPIFWNSLGAREGVYIALLGVLGIPSEAAMAFSLMIFIIRLIASLPGGLLMARGSRGDQTVAEQPQP, from the coding sequence ATGCCAACACGGCTATCGCATCCTCGCCGCTGCCGAAGCTGCTGTCTGCGACCAACCTGGTGGCGCTGGGCATCCTGCTGGCGCATATGCTCACCCTGGGCTGGCGGGCGTGGCGGCGCGGGCCTGTACAACCTCAAGAGGAAACCCATGCAACAACCTGAACCGCAGGCCGCCCGGCCAACCCTGCGCAAGCAGCTCACCGTGATCGCCCGGGTGGTGGTGAGCCTGGCCCTGGTGGGCGTGCTGATCTGGCGGATCGACTTTGCCAAGATGGCCGAGTTCTGGCAGCGGGCCGACCGCGCGCTGCTGCTGGCCGCGCTGCTGCTGCAGCTGGGCGGCGTGGCGATCAGCGCCTGGAAGTGGTGGCAGCTCATCCGCATCCAGGACCCCACGCTGCCCTACCGCTGGTCGCTGCGCACCTACTTCCTGGGCAGCTTCGCCAGCAACTTCCTGCCCACCATGGTGGGCGGCGACGCCGTGCGTGTGCTGAGCCTGACCCAGCGCACCAAGCGCCCTGGCCCGGCCATCGCCTCGGTGCTGGTCGAGCGTGTCTCGGGCTTTGTGGTGCTCACTGTGATCGGCTGGGTGGGCCTGCTCAGCTCGTGGGCGCTGTTCGACCCCGCGCCCGAGCTGCGCCTGAGCGCGCTGCTGGCGCTGGCCGTGGCCACCAGTGGCATCGCCGCCGCGATCTCTAGCCCGTGGACGCTGGGCTGGCTGGAGAAGCTGCCCATCCCCGATGTGCTGCGCTGGCGCTCGCGGCTTGGCTCGTTCAGCCGCTCGCTGCGCGAGGCCGCCGCCGACACGCGCACGCTGCTGGTGCTGCTGGGCATCTCGGTGCTCTACCAGTGCTCGTGGGTGATGGTGAACATCCTGGTGTGCAGCGCGCTGGGGCTGCCCATCCCCTGGCTGGTGGTGGGCATGATCGTGCCGCTGAGCGACATCTTCGGCCTGGTGCCGATCTTCTGGAACAGCCTGGGCGCGCGCGAGGGCGTGTATATCGCGCTGCTGGGCGTGCTGGGCATCCCATCCGAGGCGGCCATGGCCTTCTCGCTGATGATCTTCATCATCCGCCTGATCGCCAGCTTGCCCGGCGGCCTGCTGATGGCGCGCGGCTCGCGCGGGGATCAGACTGTGGCCGAGCAGCCCCAGCCCTAG